A region from the Geobacter benzoatilyticus genome encodes:
- the pglX gene encoding BREX-1 system adenine-specific DNA-methyltransferase PglX — METAKLRKFAQYARRSLMEQVAAKMKFVLATDSQARRENSKAVDELERQIRATSQDRVIEKVAYIWFNRFCALRFMDANRYNRVNIISPADPGQFQPEILAEAKMGHIDENLMPDAARQKVFNLLNGSISSRDPQQEAYQLLVVAACNYYNRSMPFMFEKIADYTELLIPNDLLSGNSILAYTREAMTPDVCRDVEVIGWLYQFYISEKKDEVFDGLKKNKKITPENIPAATQLFTPHWIVRYLVENSLGRLWMLNRPNSPLIKQMDYYIKPETPETDFLRISKPEEIKLCDPACGSGHMLTYSYDILYAIYEEEGYDANEIPRLILENNLFGIEIDERAGELAAFALTMKAAKGNPRDEKSNHRRFFRNPTQPNICVLQNILFEDGELKNYMDAVGRDLFTVNLQTMLHQFREADNFGSLIRPEYADAASVLRKVEEKNLTSNLFLQNTHERVLLALKQAEYLRNKYHVVIANPPYMGGRGMNGRLASWVKDNYPDSKADSFAMFIERNLDLTQRRGVVAMITMQSWMFLSSFEKLRTNILFNNCILSMAHLGARAFDSLGGEVVSTTAFVIEKENRTEYKGAYLQLTEGNCEAEKEAALRIKRKEPFLVSSLELRKIPGSPIAYWAKDSIKEIFSKQPPLSQACDTRQGLATSNNALFVREWHEVAQDKICRSAKDRSSAQASKRKWFPLIKGGTFRKWYGNLDHVVNWENDGEEIMDYAAKLYGSPTRTIKSIPMYFRENIGWSRISTGILSLRYYPKGCIFSDAGSCIFFEDSSTMYSILGQLNSSTTVLFAKIISPTLTFEAGQLARYPLLVTSTDVKSRMQEYVINLIDLAKNDWDSYETSCDFTTLPLLHHDYRKPSLMATYSTYLGSCQNRILEVKQLEEKNNLIFVETYSLQDELKPDVPLNEITLTCNPHYRYGGDKNEEELEILLLADTIKEFISYAVGCMFGRYSLDKPGLILANLGETVEDYLVRVPDPTFEPDEDNVIPILDEGWFIDDITERFRKFLKVTFGEEHYEENLRFIEEGLGKKGKRQEIRDYFLKDFYSDHLKRYKKRPIYWLFSSPKGSFNALIYMHRYRPDTASVVLNDYLREFRTKLSARKQHLEQVSISASASPREKTDALKNLEKLRKVIDELEVYERETLYPLATKQIPIDLDNGVKFNYLLFGDALKKIPGLDAGEE; from the coding sequence ATGGAAACAGCAAAACTGAGAAAATTCGCCCAGTACGCCCGGCGCAGTTTGATGGAACAGGTTGCCGCAAAAATGAAGTTCGTCCTGGCGACCGACAGCCAGGCACGACGTGAAAATTCGAAAGCTGTTGATGAGCTTGAGCGGCAGATACGGGCGACATCGCAAGATCGTGTCATCGAAAAGGTCGCCTACATCTGGTTCAACCGGTTTTGCGCCCTGCGCTTCATGGATGCAAACCGATACAACCGCGTCAACATTATTTCTCCAGCAGACCCAGGACAGTTCCAGCCGGAAATCCTGGCCGAAGCTAAGATGGGACATATTGATGAAAACCTGATGCCGGATGCCGCACGGCAAAAGGTCTTCAATCTGCTGAACGGCTCCATTTCAAGTCGTGATCCTCAACAGGAGGCATATCAGCTACTTGTCGTTGCAGCCTGCAACTACTACAACCGCTCCATGCCGTTCATGTTCGAAAAGATTGCCGATTACACCGAGCTGCTGATCCCCAACGACCTGCTCTCCGGCAATTCTATCCTTGCCTATACCCGCGAAGCCATGACACCTGATGTCTGCCGGGATGTCGAGGTTATCGGCTGGTTGTACCAGTTTTATATCTCTGAGAAGAAGGACGAGGTTTTTGACGGGCTGAAGAAGAACAAGAAGATCACGCCGGAGAATATTCCCGCCGCGACCCAACTTTTCACTCCCCATTGGATTGTCCGCTATCTGGTGGAAAACTCTCTTGGTCGCCTTTGGATGCTCAATCGGCCAAACTCCCCTCTGATTAAGCAGATGGATTACTATATCAAGCCGGAAACTCCGGAGACCGACTTCCTGCGGATCAGCAAACCGGAGGAAATCAAACTATGTGACCCCGCCTGCGGCTCGGGTCACATGCTAACCTATTCATACGACATTCTCTATGCGATTTATGAAGAGGAAGGGTACGATGCCAACGAGATACCGCGTCTGATACTGGAGAACAACCTTTTCGGTATTGAGATTGATGAGCGGGCTGGTGAGTTGGCGGCCTTTGCCCTGACCATGAAGGCAGCCAAGGGCAACCCCAGGGATGAGAAGAGTAATCACCGCCGTTTCTTCCGCAACCCGACCCAGCCAAATATCTGCGTATTGCAGAATATCCTTTTTGAAGATGGTGAACTGAAGAATTACATGGATGCGGTTGGCCGCGATCTGTTCACGGTCAATCTCCAGACCATGCTGCACCAGTTCCGTGAGGCAGATAACTTCGGCTCACTCATCAGGCCGGAATATGCCGATGCAGCGAGCGTATTGCGGAAGGTTGAGGAGAAAAACCTGACATCTAACTTGTTCCTGCAAAACACTCATGAACGGGTGCTCCTGGCACTGAAGCAGGCTGAATATCTTAGAAACAAGTATCATGTGGTTATTGCGAACCCGCCCTATATGGGTGGCAGGGGCATGAACGGTCGTCTCGCATCTTGGGTGAAGGACAATTATCCAGACAGTAAGGCGGATTCATTTGCCATGTTCATAGAGCGGAATCTTGATCTAACACAACGACGTGGTGTTGTGGCAATGATCACTATGCAGAGCTGGATGTTTCTGTCCTCTTTTGAAAAGTTGCGTACAAACATATTATTTAATAATTGTATTTTGTCTATGGCCCACTTAGGAGCTAGGGCATTCGACAGTTTGGGTGGAGAGGTCGTATCCACTACAGCATTTGTAATTGAGAAAGAAAATCGTACAGAATACAAAGGTGCTTACCTGCAGCTTACCGAGGGAAATTGCGAAGCAGAAAAAGAAGCAGCACTGAGAATAAAGCGTAAAGAACCATTTCTCGTTTCATCTTTAGAGCTAAGAAAAATACCCGGCAGCCCAATCGCATACTGGGCAAAAGATTCAATCAAAGAAATTTTTTCTAAACAACCACCACTCTCTCAAGCCTGCGATACTCGGCAGGGACTGGCAACCAGCAATAACGCATTATTTGTTCGAGAATGGCATGAAGTTGCTCAAGATAAGATATGCCGTTCTGCTAAAGACAGATCAAGTGCTCAAGCAAGCAAAAGAAAGTGGTTCCCACTAATTAAAGGTGGAACATTTCGTAAATGGTACGGAAACCTTGATCATGTGGTTAATTGGGAAAATGACGGCGAAGAAATCATGGATTATGCTGCTAAGTTGTATGGTAGCCCCACACGCACGATAAAAAGTATCCCCATGTATTTCAGAGAAAATATTGGTTGGTCGCGTATATCCACAGGTATATTAAGCCTCAGGTACTATCCAAAAGGTTGTATATTTTCTGATGCGGGGTCATGCATATTTTTTGAAGACTCATCAACGATGTATTCAATTTTAGGTCAATTGAACTCATCGACCACTGTGCTTTTTGCGAAAATAATCTCACCAACTCTAACTTTTGAAGCTGGTCAGCTTGCAAGATATCCTCTTTTAGTAACTTCAACTGATGTAAAAAGCCGAATGCAGGAGTATGTTATTAACCTGATCGACTTAGCAAAAAATGACTGGGACTCTTACGAAACATCTTGTGACTTTACCACTCTCCCATTATTGCACCACGATTATCGCAAGCCTTCATTGATGGCTACCTATTCAACGTATTTAGGAAGTTGTCAGAATAGAATACTGGAAGTAAAGCAACTTGAAGAAAAGAATAATCTCATTTTTGTTGAAACCTACAGTCTTCAGGATGAATTAAAACCTGATGTCCCACTCAACGAAATCACCCTTACCTGTAATCCGCACTATCGCTACGGAGGCGACAAAAATGAAGAAGAGTTAGAAATCCTGCTGCTGGCCGACACCATAAAGGAATTCATTAGCTATGCCGTCGGCTGTATGTTTGGCCGCTACTCTCTCGATAAACCGGGGTTGATACTGGCCAACCTGGGAGAAACGGTTGAAGATTACCTTGTCAGAGTACCTGATCCAACCTTTGAACCTGACGAGGACAACGTCATCCCTATCCTCGACGAAGGGTGGTTTATTGACGACATTACCGAACGCTTCCGCAAGTTCCTGAAAGTTACTTTTGGCGAGGAGCATTACGAAGAGAATCTTAGATTCATTGAGGAAGGATTGGGTAAAAAAGGGAAGCGGCAAGAGATCAGAGATTATTTCCTCAAGGACTTCTACAGCGACCACCTGAAGCGGTACAAAAAACGCCCCATCTACTGGCTCTTCTCCAGCCCCAAAGGGAGCTTCAACGCCCTGATCTACATGCACCGCTACCGCCCCGATACTGCCAGTGTAGTGCTTAACGATTACCTGCGTGAGTTCCGCACCAAGCTATCCGCCCGTAAGCAACATTTAGAGCAGGTCAGCATCAGCGCCTCTGCCAGCCCTCGCGAGAAAACAGACGCGCTCAAAAATCTCGAAAAGCTGCGCAAGGTCATCGATGAACTGGAAGTATACGAGCGGGAGACTCTCTACCCGCTGGCAACGAAACAGATTCCCATTGATCTGGATAATGGAGTGAAATTCAACTACCTTCTGTTTGGCGATGCACTGAAGAAAATTCCGGGATTGGATGCTGGGGAAGAATAA